In Methanosphaera sp. ISO3-F5, a genomic segment contains:
- a CDS encoding class II glutamine amidotransferase yields the protein MCELFGITSKRCIRINDYLNQFYSHCEQHPHGWGLAIMQQNQLIIEKQPIKASQSKELQQILEKPIIVEHAFAHIRLATMGYMDSFNCHPFSKIDNSGRTWTLIHNGTIFNYEPLNRYISQQLGETDSERILLFIIDKINEAQDAKNAPLNSDECFNFIEGIIRDLSEGNKLNLMLFNGEFMYVHANYKQSLYYLQAHDSIFISTRPLSKENWKEFPINKVISLKNGEIYKRGRTHNHEYRITGEHFDYIVDHMSEEMKNKLIEKFGDLNYAKEYSLNHQ from the coding sequence ATGTGTGAATTATTCGGAATAACATCAAAAAGATGCATCAGAATAAACGACTACCTAAACCAATTCTACAGCCACTGCGAACAACACCCACATGGATGGGGATTAGCAATAATGCAACAAAACCAGTTAATAATAGAAAAACAACCAATTAAAGCATCTCAAAGCAAAGAACTACAACAAATACTAGAAAAACCAATCATAGTAGAACATGCATTCGCACACATACGACTAGCAACAATGGGCTACATGGATTCATTCAATTGTCATCCCTTTTCTAAAATTGATAACTCAGGCAGAACATGGACACTAATACATAACGGAACAATATTCAACTACGAACCACTAAACAGGTACATATCCCAACAACTAGGAGAAACAGACTCAGAAAGAATACTACTATTCATCATAGACAAAATAAACGAAGCACAAGATGCAAAAAATGCACCACTAAACAGTGATGAATGCTTTAACTTCATCGAAGGAATAATCAGAGACCTATCAGAAGGAAACAAATTAAACCTAATGCTATTCAATGGAGAATTCATGTATGTTCATGCAAACTATAAACAATCATTATACTACCTACAAGCACATGACAGCATATTCATATCAACCAGACCACTAAGCAAAGAAAACTGGAAAGAATTTCCAATAAACAAAGTAATCTCATTAAAAAACGGAGAAATATACAAAAGAGGCCGAACACATAACCATGAATACAGAATAACCGGAGAACATTTCGATTATATAGTAGATCACATGTCAGAAGAAATGAAAAATAAATTAATAGAAAAATTTGGTGATTTAAACTATGCAAAAGAATACTCACTCAACCATCAGTGA
- a CDS encoding TrkH family potassium uptake protein, with the protein MNTYKLNKLKPNELKTIGHYTGYVCIIMSILMIAPIICGIIYNDTQKLVNAFIISAIITFISGIMLITLFRRKHLTNLSLKGSLIFVLGIWGIIAIYSGLPYLISGQLGPFDSFFEAMSGITTTGFSLIPEETHPYSIAMWKALTQWFGGLGIIVLLLVIVPSSVSLKRLFFAEGRTEQMTPNVRHTTMIFLKLYLLITAMGICLYLILGLNLFESICFTFTAFATGGYSIYSADTHIFDSVAIQLVTIFLMILGSTNFVIHYRILKGNTKNLFKDVEIRAMVVIVTIATLLIMLSLYTQGYYSHDVVQIFRHSVFQVISVMSSTGFVSQDITSWPQFSFFLLLLLTFVGGSICSTSGGIKLYNIVILFKSIWWEVEEMMLPKNVIKPKRINHDKKDREISTKTIKTILIFIVSYVLIFLFSTFVILFYCNDFALASTVAALSIGNTGITISYISASMPVMVKIVLIIDFWVGRISVWPLFLAVLYLINRAESKIQR; encoded by the coding sequence ATGAATACGTATAAACTCAATAAATTAAAACCAAACGAACTGAAAACAATAGGACACTACACCGGATACGTGTGCATAATAATGTCAATACTAATGATAGCACCAATAATCTGTGGAATAATATACAATGATACACAAAAATTGGTAAACGCATTCATTATCTCAGCAATAATAACATTCATATCAGGAATAATGTTAATCACATTATTCAGAAGAAAACATTTGACAAACCTATCACTCAAAGGATCACTGATATTTGTACTGGGAATATGGGGAATAATAGCAATATACTCAGGTCTTCCATACTTGATTTCGGGACAATTAGGACCATTTGACTCCTTTTTTGAAGCAATGAGTGGTATTACCACAACAGGATTTTCATTAATACCCGAAGAAACACACCCCTACTCAATTGCAATGTGGAAAGCATTAACACAATGGTTTGGTGGACTGGGAATAATTGTATTGTTACTGGTAATAGTTCCATCAAGTGTCAGCTTGAAAAGATTGTTCTTTGCAGAAGGAAGAACAGAACAAATGACACCAAATGTAAGACATACCACAATGATATTCCTTAAACTATACTTGTTAATCACGGCCATGGGTATATGCTTATACCTGATACTGGGATTAAACCTTTTCGAATCAATATGTTTTACTTTCACAGCATTCGCAACTGGGGGATATTCAATTTATTCAGCGGATACTCATATATTTGACTCTGTTGCAATACAATTGGTTACAATATTCCTCATGATACTGGGTAGTACGAACTTTGTTATACATTACAGAATATTGAAGGGTAACACAAAAAACCTGTTCAAGGATGTAGAAATAAGAGCAATGGTAGTGATAGTTACAATAGCAACATTACTTATCATGTTATCATTGTATACTCAGGGTTATTATAGTCATGATGTAGTGCAGATATTCAGGCACTCGGTATTTCAGGTAATTTCTGTAATGTCATCTACAGGTTTTGTATCACAGGACATTACTAGTTGGCCACAGTTTAGTTTCTTCCTATTGTTACTCTTAACATTTGTGGGTGGATCTATATGTTCTACCAGTGGTGGTATTAAATTATATAATATTGTCATATTGTTTAAATCTATATGGTGGGAAGTAGAGGAAATGATGCTTCCAAAAAATGTTATTAAGCCTAAACGTATTAATCATGATAAGAAGGATAGGGAAATATCAACTAAAACAATTAAAACGATACTGATATTTATTGTTTCGTATGTGTTAATATTCTTGTTCAGTACTTTTGTCATACTGTTTTATTGTAATGACTTTGCTTTGGCTAGTACTGTTGCAGCGTTATCTATTGGTAATACGGGTATAACTATTAGTTATATTTCTGCTAGTATGCCTGTGATGGTTAAGATTGTTTTAATCATTGATTTCTGGGTTGGCAGGATTAGTGTTTGGCCGTTATTCCTTGCTGTATTATACCTGATTAATAGGGCTGAGAGTAAAATACAAAGATAA
- a CDS encoding DUF5518 domain-containing protein yields the protein MIFNSNYNYITSMILGIFIGSLVLLLSRLIGLPISGAILSIVLSAFVTAFLYNPSKKKKNNHGTLRGTAASVIFSLIFSIMLVMYYLPKLGNLFGTTDISIAASIMIVLLITVIIGLVLGAIGGSIGSTLRDLCTVVSSEK from the coding sequence ATGATTTTTAATTCAAACTATAATTACATAACATCAATGATATTAGGGATATTCATAGGAAGCCTAGTACTATTACTAAGTAGACTGATAGGATTACCAATATCAGGAGCAATATTATCCATAGTCCTATCAGCTTTCGTCACAGCATTCCTATACAATCCATCCAAAAAGAAAAAAAACAATCATGGTACTCTAAGAGGAACTGCAGCAAGTGTTATATTCTCATTAATATTCAGTATCATGCTAGTAATGTATTACCTTCCTAAACTAGGAAACCTATTCGGGACAACAGATATATCAATAGCTGCATCAATAATGATAGTGCTATTAATAACGGTTATAATCGGATTAGTACTTGGAGCCATAGGCGGAAGTATAGGATCAACATTAAGAGATTTATGTACAGTAGTCTCCTCTGAAAAATAA